A region of Schistocerca americana isolate TAMUIC-IGC-003095 unplaced genomic scaffold, iqSchAmer2.1 HiC_scaffold_42, whole genome shotgun sequence DNA encodes the following proteins:
- the LOC124582595 gene encoding piggyBac transposable element-derived protein 4-like, giving the protein MFRCHGSAVIHVKTYLCVLSLYIIQLFVIMFRRGLSDAEIADLINHSDTLDNVESDSDDSECNGVFEEDEIDDSLSSDEDENDVEGVASNPAAVPYPKDSEWTAVDTYRPLPVNTTPRQILVDIDESSSVLDCSKVFLTDSDVNELKRQTNLYASQTIQKKRRGNNLKPHSVLSSWKPVTISEMRRFLGIIFHMCVSKKPKIADHWSTNPVLSCNFCPHVMSRLRFTQILSCLHLVDNSNQKKPGEDGFHPLYKVLPYYNNLKERCIQAYRPSEKVTIDEGICPFRGRVSFRVYMQNKPHKYGLKVYAVAEASSGYVVNFEVYAGKHIVDNSSSAVILRLLSDSSLLNKGHTVYLDRFYSSPELFQQLAEKGTGAVGTVNKSRKGLPKDLVSAKLKKGEMSFRRKDNVLAMKWKDKRDVYTLSTRHQATFGTHTKRNGSVVLKPLQVLDYNLNKIGVDIGDQRLQYNPFQHRTVKWWRKLYFHLLLMGVSNAFWLYNAVHRKKITITDFITVLAVQLVEDDTLEFIPRNEGTVGRLTKRHFLQHIPATTKKYAARVCHVCSSRSKKQSGKASRKETRYECEQCGVALCLEPCFKIFHTKKQYDSV; this is encoded by the exons atgtcacggcagcgctgtaattcatgttaaaacttatctttgcgttctcagtctgtatatcattcagttgtttgtcatcatgtttcggcgcggtttatcagacgcagaaattgcggatttgatcaatcatagcgacactctggataatgtagagagtgattcagacgattctgaatgcaatggtgtgtttgaag aagacgagattgatgacagtttgtcttcagatgaagacgagaatgatgttgaaggtgttgcttcaaatccagcagctgtgccgtatccgaaagacagtgagtggactgcagttgacacctaccgacctctgcctgtcaacacgacacccaggcagatactagtggatattgatgagtcgagttctgtactggattgcagtaaagtgttccttactgacagtgacgtaaatgaactcaagagacagacaaatttgtatgcatcacagacaatacagaagaaaagaagaggaaataatctgaagccccattcagttttgagttcgtggaagccagtgactataagtgagatgaggcgtttcttgggtattattttccacatgtgtgtttcgaaaaagccaaaaattgcggaccattggagcactaatcctgttcttagttgtaacttttgtccccatgtcatgagccgtttgcgtttcactcagatactgtcatgcttgcatcttgttgacaattcaaatcagaaaaaaccaggcgaagatggatttcatccactttacaaagttttgccatattataataatttgaaggagcgatgtatccaggcatatcgtccctcagaaaaagtgacaattgatgaaggaatttgcccatttcgaggtcgtgtgagtttccgtgtttacatgcaaaataagcctcataagtatggactgaaagtatatgctgttgctgaagccagtagtggctatgttgtaaattttgaagtttatgctggtaagcatattgttgacaattcttcgtctgcggttattttgcgattgttgtctgacagcagcttgctgaacaaaggccacactgtgtatttagatcgattttattccagtccagagctatttcagcaactggcagagaaaggcactggagctgttggtactgtgaacaaatccaggaaaggattgcctaaagatttagtatctgctaagctgaaaaagggcgaaatgtcttttcggcgtaaagataatgtattggcaatgaagtggaaagataagagagatgtgtatacattgtctacaaggcatcaagcaacatttggtacgcatactaagagaaatgggtctgtagtattgaaaccacttcaggtacttgattacaacctcaataaaattggagtggatattggagaccaacgcctgcagtacaatccgttccagcacagaactgtgaaatggtggcgaaaattatatttccatttgctgcttatgggagtatcaaatgcattttggctgtacaatgcagtgcacaggaagaaaattacaataacagactttataacagtgcttgcagttcagcttgttgaagacgacacacttgaattcattccaagaaatgaaggaactgtaggtcggctaacaaagagacattttttgcagcacatacctgcaactactaagaagtatgctgctcgtgtgtgtcacgtgtgcagttccaggagcaagaaacagagtggcaaggcttctcgcaaagagacacgatacgaatgtgaacagtgtggcgttgcactctgcctggaaccttgctttaaaattttccacactaaaaaacaatatgattctgtgtga